A single window of Microbacterium croceum DNA harbors:
- a CDS encoding metallophosphoesterase produces MLTASRSPARPALIALSAVGAAGVAAAIWGIGIERYLFTVREVTAPALAPGSSPLRVLHVSDAHMAPWQHRKQDWLASLAQLQPDLVVNTGDNLGHEEGLAGIRRAFEPFAGIPGVFVHGSNDINGPAPRNPLRYFSGPSKRHREPTFLDTDAMDRFFTDDLGWTDLNNAAARLTVAGHTLDLFGVSDAHRHWDKLEVLPEAISALGPRDAGTSVLGVTHAPYQRVLNRFTDLDADAIFGGHTHGGQVCIPGFGAIVANCDIPLKQAKGLSTWSHGGRTIPLNVSAGCGHSIYAPVRFACRPEATLLTLTARS; encoded by the coding sequence CATCTGGGGCATCGGCATCGAGCGTTACCTGTTCACGGTGCGCGAGGTGACCGCGCCTGCGCTCGCACCCGGTTCATCGCCGCTCCGCGTGCTGCACGTCTCTGACGCCCACATGGCACCGTGGCAGCACCGCAAGCAGGACTGGCTCGCCTCCCTCGCACAACTGCAACCCGACCTGGTCGTGAACACCGGCGACAACCTCGGACATGAGGAGGGGCTCGCCGGCATCCGTCGTGCCTTCGAGCCATTCGCCGGGATCCCCGGGGTCTTCGTACACGGGTCGAACGACATCAACGGCCCCGCGCCGCGCAATCCGCTGCGCTACTTCTCGGGACCCTCGAAGCGGCACCGGGAGCCCACCTTCCTCGACACGGATGCGATGGATCGCTTCTTCACGGACGACCTCGGCTGGACGGATCTCAACAACGCCGCCGCGCGTCTGACCGTCGCCGGGCACACGCTCGACCTGTTCGGCGTGAGCGATGCCCACCGTCACTGGGACAAGCTGGAGGTCCTCCCCGAAGCGATCTCGGCCCTCGGCCCGCGGGATGCCGGCACCTCAGTGCTCGGCGTCACGCATGCGCCGTATCAGCGCGTGCTGAACAGGTTCACCGACCTGGATGCGGATGCCATCTTCGGTGGCCACACGCACGGCGGACAGGTCTGCATCCCCGGTTTCGGCGCAATCGTCGCGAACTGCGACATCCCGCTGAAGCAGGCCAAGGGACTGAGCACCTGGTCGCATGGTGGTCGCACCATCCCGCTGAATGTCAGCGCAGGGTGCGGACACTCCATCTACGCCCCCGTGCGCTTCGCGTGCCGCCCCGAGGCGACGCTGCTGACGCTGACGGCACGGAGCTGA
- a CDS encoding VanZ family protein yields the protein MSPMLPAPRRRTRGWALAVGIPFFAGLAILTLTPARVERSMPNLLDLVLGAAHRVGWDSLDFTRLEIIANVLVFVPVGVIAFLFTPRIVWPVALLVGPAISLAIEGAQRVALPHRAATLSDVLANSAGATIGVAIALVCTLLFAPRTAQRESPRVEAS from the coding sequence ATGAGCCCGATGCTCCCCGCCCCTCGACGCCGCACGCGCGGCTGGGCGCTGGCCGTGGGCATCCCCTTCTTCGCCGGTCTCGCGATCTTGACGCTCACCCCGGCGCGCGTCGAGCGGTCGATGCCGAACCTGCTCGATCTGGTGCTCGGTGCGGCGCACCGGGTCGGCTGGGATTCACTCGATTTCACCCGCCTCGAGATCATCGCCAACGTGCTGGTGTTCGTCCCGGTGGGCGTGATCGCCTTCCTCTTCACCCCCCGCATCGTCTGGCCGGTGGCACTGCTCGTCGGGCCCGCCATCTCCCTCGCGATCGAGGGGGCCCAGCGCGTCGCGCTGCCCCACCGCGCCGCGACCCTCAGCGACGTCCTGGCGAACTCCGCCGGCGCGACCATCGGAGTCGCGATCGCTCTCGTCTGCACCCTGTTGTTCGCTCCGCGCACCGCACAGCGTGAATCTCCTAGGGTGGAAGCATCATGA
- a CDS encoding HAD-IIB family hydrolase — MTTPALVAFDLDDTLAPSKGAIDPRIATLLRALLRSVDVAIISGGNETQFRTQVIAQLGDADASDLARLHLLPTCGTRYLRHDGVEFAPVYAHDLSDEQKAAALTALREEAERLGLWESDPWGEILEDRGSQITFSALGQRAPRDAKHEWDPSGAKRASLRDAVAARLPGLEVRSGGSTSIDITQEGIDKAFGMRELAARTGIPLTSMLFYGDRLDEGGNDYPVLAMGVPSVAVEGWEDTADKLDALLKTL, encoded by the coding sequence ATGACCACGCCTGCTCTCGTCGCCTTCGACCTCGATGACACCCTCGCCCCGTCGAAGGGCGCGATCGACCCGCGTATCGCGACGCTGCTGCGCGCGCTGCTGCGGTCGGTCGACGTCGCCATCATCTCCGGCGGCAACGAGACGCAGTTCCGCACGCAGGTGATCGCCCAGCTCGGCGACGCGGATGCCTCCGATCTCGCTCGACTGCATCTGCTGCCCACCTGCGGCACCCGCTACCTCCGTCATGACGGCGTCGAGTTCGCGCCGGTGTACGCCCACGACCTCAGCGACGAGCAGAAGGCGGCCGCACTGACAGCGCTGCGCGAAGAAGCGGAGCGTCTGGGGCTGTGGGAGTCGGACCCGTGGGGCGAGATCCTCGAGGACCGCGGCTCCCAGATCACCTTCTCCGCGCTCGGACAGCGCGCACCGCGTGATGCGAAGCACGAGTGGGACCCCAGCGGCGCGAAGCGCGCCTCACTGCGTGACGCCGTCGCCGCCCGTCTCCCCGGCCTCGAAGTCCGCTCCGGCGGGTCGACCTCGATCGACATCACCCAGGAGGGGATCGACAAGGCGTTCGGCATGCGAGAGCTCGCCGCGCGCACCGGCATCCCGCTGACCTCGATGCTGTTCTACGGCGACCGGTTGGACGAGGGCGGCAATGACTACCCGGTGCTCGCGATGGGGGTGCCCTCCGTCGCCGTCGAAGGGTGGGAGGACACCGCAGACAAGCTCGACGCGCTGCTCAAGACGCTCTGA
- a CDS encoding DUF1295 domain-containing protein: MDALLIVIVVAAVASLGCWVLSLITRDTSWVDRAWSIVPVVYVWIFVAGAFASGDGSARVVLMGVLATAWGARLTFNFARKGGYSGVEDYRWAVLRGRMRPWQFQIFNVLFIIGYQMTLLVLITLPAAVAAQHPSGLTVWDIVFALAFLAFLVGETVADQQQWNFHQRKKRAGGTLSPGFATSGLFRFSRHPNFFFEQAQWWAFYAIGATAAVSTGSGVIGGALNPSIVGASLLTELFIGSTIFTESITASKYPAYADYRRTTSMLIPWPPRSRATAPQS; encoded by the coding sequence ATGGATGCCCTGCTGATCGTCATCGTCGTCGCCGCGGTCGCCAGTCTCGGATGCTGGGTGCTGTCGCTGATCACCCGGGACACGTCGTGGGTGGACCGTGCGTGGTCGATCGTCCCGGTCGTCTACGTGTGGATCTTCGTCGCGGGAGCATTCGCGAGCGGGGACGGGTCCGCCCGAGTGGTGCTGATGGGCGTCCTCGCCACCGCCTGGGGCGCCCGCCTGACGTTCAACTTCGCGCGCAAGGGCGGCTACTCCGGCGTGGAGGACTACCGTTGGGCCGTCCTGCGGGGACGCATGCGCCCGTGGCAGTTCCAGATCTTCAACGTGCTCTTCATCATCGGGTACCAGATGACGCTGCTCGTGCTGATCACGCTGCCTGCCGCCGTCGCCGCGCAGCATCCGTCCGGCCTGACCGTGTGGGATATCGTGTTCGCGCTCGCGTTCCTCGCATTCCTGGTGGGAGAGACCGTCGCCGACCAGCAGCAGTGGAACTTCCATCAGCGCAAGAAGCGCGCCGGCGGGACGCTCTCCCCCGGCTTCGCGACCTCGGGCCTGTTCCGATTCAGCCGCCACCCCAACTTCTTCTTCGAGCAGGCACAGTGGTGGGCCTTCTACGCGATCGGGGCGACCGCGGCCGTGTCGACGGGCAGCGGGGTGATCGGTGGGGCTCTGAACCCGAGCATCGTGGGCGCGTCGCTGTTGACCGAGTTGTTCATCGGTTCGACGATCTTCACCGAGTCGATCACGGCGTCGAAGTACCCCGCCTACGCCGACTACCGGCGCACCACGTCGATGCTCATCCCGTGGCCTCCGCGCAGCCGCGCGACCGCTCCGCAGTCCTGA
- a CDS encoding alpha-hydroxy acid oxidase, translating to MVQRQVPNPAELLELMKFKKPELNGRTRRLNGALTIDDLRTIAKRRTPKAAFDYTDGAAEGELSLTRARQAFQDVEFHPGILRPAPDVDTRVDILGGPSALPFGIAPTGFTRLMQTEGEVAGAGAAAAAGIPFTLSTLGTTSIEGVKAANPTGRNWFQLYVMRDREISYELTRRAAAAGFDTLQFTVDTPVAGARLRDKRNGFSIPPQLTLGTIINAIPRPWWWFDFLTTPKLEFASLSTTGGTVGELLDAAMDPTISYDDLAVIRDIWPGKLIIKGVQNVEDSVRLRDAGVDGIVLSNHGGRQLDRAPIPFHLLPEVRQAVGDDFTVMVDTGIMNGADIVAAVALGADFTLIGRAYLYGLMAGGRQGVDRTIAILRTEIERTMRLLGVASLAELEPSHVTQLTRLVPVSRAVTKVNAR from the coding sequence ATGGTCCAGCGCCAGGTTCCCAACCCCGCAGAACTCCTCGAGCTGATGAAGTTCAAGAAGCCAGAGCTCAACGGACGTACGCGTCGTCTGAACGGTGCGCTCACGATCGACGACCTCCGCACGATCGCGAAGCGCCGCACGCCCAAGGCCGCGTTCGACTACACGGATGGCGCGGCCGAGGGCGAGCTCTCGCTGACGCGCGCCCGTCAGGCGTTCCAGGACGTGGAGTTCCACCCCGGCATCCTCCGCCCCGCGCCCGATGTCGACACCCGCGTCGACATCCTCGGCGGTCCGTCGGCGCTGCCGTTCGGCATCGCGCCGACGGGCTTCACCCGGCTGATGCAGACCGAGGGGGAGGTCGCGGGTGCGGGAGCTGCTGCGGCCGCCGGCATCCCGTTCACCCTCTCGACTCTCGGCACCACCTCGATCGAGGGCGTCAAGGCGGCCAACCCCACCGGGCGCAACTGGTTCCAGCTGTACGTCATGCGCGACCGCGAGATCTCGTACGAGCTCACGCGTCGTGCCGCGGCCGCTGGATTCGACACGCTGCAGTTCACGGTCGACACCCCGGTCGCGGGTGCCCGTCTGCGCGACAAGCGCAACGGCTTCAGCATCCCGCCGCAGCTGACGCTGGGGACGATCATCAACGCGATCCCGCGCCCGTGGTGGTGGTTCGACTTCCTCACCACGCCGAAGCTCGAGTTCGCCTCGCTCAGCACCACCGGCGGCACTGTGGGCGAGCTGCTGGACGCGGCGATGGATCCGACCATCAGCTACGACGACCTCGCCGTCATCCGCGACATCTGGCCCGGGAAGCTCATCATCAAGGGTGTGCAGAACGTCGAGGACTCCGTCCGACTCCGCGACGCCGGTGTCGACGGTATCGTGCTGTCGAACCACGGCGGCCGTCAGCTGGATCGTGCGCCGATCCCCTTCCACCTGCTGCCCGAGGTGCGACAGGCCGTCGGAGACGACTTCACGGTGATGGTCGACACCGGCATCATGAACGGTGCCGACATCGTGGCCGCTGTCGCGCTCGGTGCCGACTTCACGCTCATCGGCCGTGCCTATCTCTACGGTCTGATGGCGGGCGGGCGACAGGGCGTCGATCGCACCATCGCGATCCTGCGCACCGAGATCGAGCGCACCATGCGACTGCTCGGGGTGGCGTCGCTCGCCGAGCTCGAGCCCTCCCACGTGACGCAGCTCACCCGCCTGGTGCCGGTCTCGCGTGCGGTCACCAAGGTGAACGCCCGCTGA
- a CDS encoding FadR/GntR family transcriptional regulator — protein MSEQPARAWRLVLERIESDLLDGRLGPGDRLASERDLATELGVGRSSVREALRVLEVMGLIRTATGSGPQAGAIVIATPSGGMSALLRLQVAAQGFPLHDVVETRLVLEDAVVAALAAADGRDTARAHQLLAAMEGPDLTPGEFLALDAQLHLSLAESSGNAVIAAMMAGLRSSIESYVQEGAASISDWAAMASRLRAEHHALIAAIDAGEADTARALVHAHIAGYYENALGSRLPPSAP, from the coding sequence ATGTCGGAGCAGCCGGCGCGCGCATGGCGACTCGTTCTCGAGCGCATCGAGAGCGACCTCCTCGACGGCCGTCTCGGTCCGGGCGACCGCCTGGCCTCGGAGCGCGACCTCGCCACCGAGCTCGGCGTCGGCCGCTCCAGCGTCCGTGAGGCGTTGCGGGTGCTCGAGGTCATGGGGCTGATCCGCACGGCCACCGGCTCCGGACCCCAGGCCGGCGCGATCGTGATCGCGACGCCCTCCGGGGGGATGTCGGCGCTCCTGCGGCTGCAGGTGGCCGCACAGGGCTTCCCGCTGCACGATGTGGTCGAGACCCGACTGGTGCTGGAGGATGCCGTGGTCGCCGCCCTCGCCGCAGCTGACGGCCGTGACACGGCACGAGCGCACCAGCTGCTCGCGGCGATGGAGGGGCCTGATCTGACACCGGGGGAGTTCCTGGCTCTCGACGCGCAACTGCACCTCTCGCTCGCCGAGTCGAGTGGCAATGCGGTCATCGCGGCGATGATGGCGGGGCTGCGCTCCTCTATCGAGTCGTACGTGCAGGAAGGGGCCGCCTCGATCTCCGACTGGGCGGCAATGGCCTCGCGTCTGCGCGCCGAGCATCACGCGCTCATCGCGGCGATCGATGCGGGTGAGGCCGATACCGCGCGCGCCCTCGTGCACGCCCACATCGCCGGCTACTACGAGAACGCCCTGGGTTCTCGCCTTCCGCCATCCGCCCCGTGA